A window from Drosophila subobscura isolate 14011-0131.10 chromosome O, UCBerk_Dsub_1.0, whole genome shotgun sequence encodes these proteins:
- the LOC117897672 gene encoding protein crumbs isoform X7, translating to MAKIVNASASATAATAHVTRQQQQQQQQQRLQHQQQRSRSAARRMQSRARTKSAAQITTSTAQHLLKRAISAPQWIFLFILIYLATDVASVEVQTKEAYFNGSTYLRLTTPMPIWDHSAISFRSCRGGEILAQQYNKNSIVISVLNDFLQISLAGPAVHGPNNRLDVKLPYQLLDNRWHTLQFKYEYGNLYLHVDRAASIFANSTYNSQFLTNQDIGYKDAILILGNSFSGCLLDGPGLQFVNNSTIQNVVFGVCPLTPGPCSDHDLFTRLPDNFCLNDPCMGHGTCSSNSEGYECRCTARYSGKNCQKDNGSPCGKNPCVNGGTCLENSRGDYQCFCDAQHSGQHCETEVNIHPLCQSNPCLNNGACVVLGSTGSIACECPKGYAGPRCEIDTDECASQPCQNNGSCIDRINGFSCDCSGTGYTGAFCQTNVDECDKSPCLNGGRCFDTYGWYTCQCLDGWGGEVCDRPMTCQTQQCLNGGSCVDKAIGFQCLCPPEYSGELCQLGPSCAQQCPIDSECIGGKCVCKPGTTGYNCQQSTGDGGTAAAMALTPINCNATNGKCLNGGTCSMNGTHCYCSVGYTGDRCEKADNCSPLNCQEPMVCVQNQCICPENKVCNQCATQPCQNGGECLDLPNGDYECKCARGWTGRNCANDVDECTLHPKICGNGICKNEKGSYKCYCTPGFTGIHCDSDVDECLSFPCLNGATCHNKINAYECVCQPGYRGENCEIDIDECITNPCSNGSTCIDMINNFTCSCIPGMTGRVCDIDIDDCVGDPCLNGGQCIDQLGSFRCDCSGTGYEGQNCELNIDECVSNPCTNGAKCLDQVKDYFCECHAGYKGKNCEQDINECESNPCQYNSNCLERSNQTLYQLSRLTDLPKVFSQPFSYENASGYECVCVPGIIGKNCEININECESNPCSKHGTCNDGIGAYTCECEPGFEGPHCEVNIDECERFNPCQSGTCIDQIDDYDCDCDANFGGKNCSVPLIGCLTNPCLNSGTCRPYLVNETIHLYNCTCENGFQGDTCEKTTTLSMVATSLISVTTEREEGYDINLQFRTTLPNGVLAFGTSGEKNEPVSYILELINGRLNLHSSLLNKWEGVFIGSKLNDSNWHKVFVAINTSHLVLSANDEQAIFPVGSYETANNSQPSFPRTYLGGTIPNLKSYLRHLTHQPSAFVGCMQDIVVNGKWIFPDEQSANFTYGDTKLENVQSGCPRTEQCKPNPCHSNGECTDLWHTFACHCPRPFFGHTCQHNMTAATFGHENTTHSAVIVETTDVGRRAIRSILDISMFIRTREPTGQVFYLGSDPRKTPTKNIGDSYVSAKLHGGELLVKMQFSGTPEAYTVGGQKLDNGYNHLIEVVRNQTLVQVKLNGTEYFRKTLSTTGLLDAQVLYLGGPAPTRESLLPASTEPGVDESATVLSKEATDDSKDYFKGIIQDVKVSNGSLNLIVEMYPLNVTDVQVNAKPLGAVSIDRASVLPGEVSDDLCRKNPCRHNAECRNTWNDYSCKCPNGYKGKDCQEIEFCQLVTCPGESVCQNLDDGYECLTNTTFTGRERSPLAFFYFQEPPPAEETGGETGPKQTLKPSIEIAYRTRAGGTLLFIDNADSFFEIGVNGGRVTITWKLTQLHIGESTRFEKENADGEWSRIFLRAHNGKLEGGWKGWESMVDPAPSFSVDIDQAAIQYLLSSSTQVYLGGMPESRQSRGSTLSAQQGSQFKGCVGEARVGDLLLPYFSNTELYPRTENVSVQLKAQFRLNTTRPAEGCILCFQTDCRNDGYCRAPSDEYECTCQAGYEGDDCGTDIDECLNTECQNNGTCINQVADFFCQCQDGFEGRHCELNINECAALPCHNGGNCTDLIAAYYCECPEEYTGPQCDILKQMTCENEPCRNGSSCENGFNALTGNNFTCTCASGFEGSLCDVPFCERTPCDNGGLCLTTGLSPMCKCSLGYTGRLCEQDINECDSNPCQNAGQCMDLVGGYECNCLGTGFEGIHCENDIDECSVEGEYCGGLGRCFNKPGSFQCICEKPYCGAYCNFTDPCNATDICGNGGRCMEDCGAKPDYYCICTEGFAGKNCTSPIVAKEDGPSTTDIAIIVIPVVVVLLLIAGALLGTFLVMARNKRATRGTYSPSAQEYCNPRLEMDNVLKPPPEERLI from the exons ATGTTGCCTCCGTTGAGGTGCAAACCAAGGAGGCATACTTTAATGGCTCCACTTACCTCCGCCTGACGACGCCGATGCCCATTTGGGATCATTCGGCAATTAGTTTCCGCTCGTGCCGCGGCGGTGAGATACTCGCCCAGcagtacaacaaaaactcaatCGTAATCTCAGTGCTCAACGATTTTCTGCAAATCTCATTGGCCGGCCCCGCCGTCCATGGGCCAAACAATCGTCTGGATGTGAAATTGCCCTACCAACTGTTGGACAATCGCTGGCATACGCTGCAGTTCAAATACGAGTACGGCAATCTCTATTTGCATGTGGATCGTGCGGCAAGCATATTTG CCAACTCCACCTACAACAGCCAGTTCCTGACCAATCAGGACATTGGCTACAAAGATGCCATCTTGATACTGGGCAACTCTTTCTCCGGCTGCCTGCTGGATGGACCCGGACTGCAGTTTGTCAACAATTCCACCATACAGAATGTCGTTTTCGGCGTGTGTCCGCTGACACCTGGACCCTGCAGCGATCATGATCTGTTTACGCGGCTGCCGGATAACTTTTGTTTGAACGATCCGTGCATGGGACATGGCACTTGTTCGTCCAATTCCGAGGGCTACGAGTGCCGCTGCACGGCACGCTACTCGGGCAAGAACTGCCAGAAGGACAATGGCTCGCCGTGCGGCAAGAATCCCTGCGTGAATGGGGGCACCTGCCTGGAGAACTCGCGCGGCGACTATCAGTGCTTCTGCGATGCCCAGCACAGTGGACAGCATTGCGAGACGGAGGTGAACATTCATCCGCTGTGCCAGTCGAATCCCTGCCTGAACAATGGCGCCTGCGTGGTGCTCGGCAGCACGGGGAGCATTGCCTGCGAGTGCCCCAAGGGCTATGCCGGACCACGCTGCGAGATCGACACGGACGAGTGTGCCTCGCAGCCGTGCCAGAATAATGGCAGCTGCATCGATCGCATCAATGGCTTCAGCTGCGACTGCTCCGGCACTGGATACACGGGCGCCTTCTGCCAAACGAATGTGGATGAGTGCGACAAGAGTCCGTGCCTGAATGGCGGACGTTGCTTCGACACGTACGGCTGGTACACCTGCCAGTGCCTGGACGGATGGGGCGGCGAGGTGTGCGATCGACCCATGACCTGCCAGACCCAACAATGCCTGAACGGTGGCTCCTGTGTGGACAAGGCCATTGGGTTCCAGTGTCTGTGTCCGCCGGAGTACAGTGGAGAGCTCTGCCAGCTGGGACCGAGCTGTGCCCAGCAGTGTCCCATCGATTCGGAGTGCATTGGCGGCAAGTGCGTGTGTAAGCCAGGCACAACGG GCTACAACTGCCAGCAGAGCACCGGCGATGGAGGAACGGCCGCCGCCATGGCCCTGACGCCCATCAACTGCAATGCAACCAACGGTAAATGCTTGAACGGCGGCACATGCTCGATGAACGGCACCCACTGCTACTGCTCCGTGGGCTACACCGGTGACCGATGCGAAAAGGCCGACAATTGCTCGCCGCTCAACTGCCAGGAGCCGATGGTGTGCGTGCAGAATCAGTGCATCTGCCCGGAGAACAAGGTGTGCAACCAGTGCGCCACCCAGCCCTGCCAGAACGGTGGCGAGTGCCTGGATCTGCCCAACGGCGACTACGAGTGCAAGTGCGCACGCGGCTGGACGGGCAGGAATTGCGCCAACGATGTGGATGAGTGCACGCTGCACCCAAAGATCTGCGGCAATGGCATTTGCAAGAACGAAAAGGGATCCTACAAGTGCTACTGCACGCCCGGCTTCACGGGCATTCACTGCGACTCGGATGTGGATGAGTGCCTCAGTTTTCCCTGTCTAAATGGAGCCACGTGCCACAACAAG ATCAATGCCTACGAGTGCGTTTGCCAGCCGGGATATCGTGGCGAGAACTGCGAGATTGACATTGACGAATGCATCACCAATCCCTGCTCCAATGGATCCACCTGCATTGATATGATCAACAACTTTACCTGCTCCTGCATACCGGGCATGACGGGACGTGTCTGCGACATTGACATCGACGACTGTGTGGGCGATCCCTGCCTGAATGGCGGTCAGTGCATCGATCAGTTGGGCAGCTTCCGCTGTGATTGCAGCGGCACTGGTTACGAGGGTCAGAATTGTGAACTAAACATCGACGAGTGTGTGTCCAATCCGTGCACGAACGGCGCCAAGTGCCTGGACCAAGTCAAGGACTACTTCTGCGAGTGTCATGCGGGCTACAAGGGCAAGAACTGCGAGCAGGACATCAATGAGTGCGAGAGCAATCCGTGTCAGTACAACAGCAACTGCCTGGAGCGCTCCAATCAGACGCTCTACCAGCTCAGCCGCCTCACGGACCTGCCCAAGGTGTTCAGTCAGCCATTTAGCTATGAGAATGCCAGCGG ctACGAATGCGTTTGTGTGCCCGGCATCATTGGCAAGAACTGTGAGATCAACATAAATGAATGCGAGAGTAATCCTTGCAGCAAACATGGCACCTGCAACGATGGCATCGGCGCCTACACCTGCGAATGCGAACCCGGCTTCGAGGGCCCCCACTGTGAGGTCAATATCGATGAGTGCGAACGCTTTAATCCCTGCCAAAGCGGCACCTGCATTGATCAAATCGATGactacgactgcgactgtgatgCCAACTTTGGGGGCAAAAACTGCTCCGTGCCGCTGATCGGTTGCCTCACAAAT CCCTGTCTGAATAGTGGCACTTGTCGTCCGTATTTGGTCAATGAGACAATTCATCTGTATAATTGCACCTGCGAGAATGGCTTCCAGGGCGACACCTGCGAGAAGACCACCACGCTGTCCATGGTGGCCACCAGCTTGATCTCTGTGACCACCGAACGCGAGGAGGGCTACGACATTAACTTGCAGTTTAGAACCACGCTGCCCAATGGCGTGCTGGCCTTTGGCACCTCTGGGGAAAAGAATGAGCCCGTCAGCTATATTCTAGAGCTGATTAATGGACGCCTGAACCTCCACTCGTCGCTGCTCAACAAATGGGAGGGCGTCTTCATTGGCTCCAAGCTGAACGACAGCAACTGGCACAAGGTGTTTGTGGCCATTAATACCTCGCATTTGGTGCTGTCCGCCAACGATGAGCAGGCCATATTCCCCGTGGGCTCCTACGAGACGGCCAACAACAGTCAGCCCTCGTTTCCGCGCACCTATTTGGGCGGTACGATACCCAATCTTAAGTCATATCTGCGGCATTTGACGCATCAGCCCTCGGCCTTTGTGGGCTGCATGCAGGACATTGTcgtgaatggcaaatggatcTTCCCCGACGAGCAGAGTGCGAATTTTACGTACGGCGACACGAAGCTGGAGAATGTGCAGAGCGGCTGTCCGCGCACCGAGCAGTGCAAACCGAATCCCTGCCACTCGAATGGCGAGTGCACAGATCTGTGGCACACATTCGCCTGCCACTGTCCGCGGCCATTCTTTGGACACACCTGCCAGCACA ACATGACAGCAGCTACGTTTGGGCATGAGAATACCACGCACTCGGCTGTAATTGTGGAGACCACCGATGTGGGCAGACGTGCCATACGTTCCATTTTGGATATTTCCATGTTTATACGCACGCGAGAGCCCACGGGGCAGGTCTTCTATTTGGGCAGTGATCCACGCAAGACGCCCACCAAAA ACATTGGTGACTCGTATGTGTCGGCCAAGCTGCATGGCGGCGAGCTGCTCGTGAAGATGCAATTCTCTGGCACACCCGAGGCCTACACTGTGGGTGGCCAGAAGCTGGACAATGGCTACAATCACTTGATCGAGGTGGTGCGCAATCAGACCTTGGTGCAGGTCAAGCTCAATGGCACCGAGTACTTCCGCAAGACGCTGTCCACGACGGGTCTGCTGGATGCGCAGGTGCTCTATTTGGGTGGACCTGCGCCCACACGGGAGTCGCTGCTGCCCGCCAGCACAGAGCCCGGCGTGGATGAGAGTGCCACAGTGCTGAGCAAGGAGGCGACAGACGACAGCAAGGACTACTTCAAGGGCATCATCCAGGACGTAAAAGTGAGCAACGGCTCGCTCAATCTCATTGTGGAAATGTATCCCCTGAATGTGACGGATGTGCAAGTGAATGCCAAGCCTTTGGGTGCTGTCAGCATTGATCGTGCTTCGGTGCTGCCCGGTGAGGTGTCCGACGATCTGTGCCGCAAGAATCCCTGCCGCCACAATGCCGAGTGCCGCAACACATGGAACGATTACAGCTGCAAGTGCCCGAACGGCTACAAGGGCAAGGATTGCCAGGAGATTGAATTCTGTCAGCTGGTCACCTGCCCGGGCGAGAGCGTCTGCCAGAATCTGGACGATGGCTACGAGTGTCTCACCAACACAACATTCACGGGCCGAGAACGCAGTCCGCTGGCCTTCTTCTACTTCCAGGAGCCGCCACCAGCCGAGGAAACTGGCGGCGAGACTGGTCCCAAGCAGACCCTGAAGCCCAGCATTGAGATTGCCTATCGCACACGCGCAGGCGGCACGCTGCTGTTCATCGACAATGCGGACAGTTTCTTTGAGATTGGCGTCAACGGTGGACGCGTGACCATCACCTGGAAGCTCACGCAGCTGCACATTGGCGAGTCGACGCGCTTTGAGAAGGAAAACGCCGACGGAGAGTGGAGTCGCATCTTCCTGCGCGCACACAATGGCAAGCTGGAGGGTGGCTGGAAGGGCTGGGAATCCATGGTGGATCCCGCACCCTCCTTCTCCGTCGACATTGACCAGGCGGCCATCCAGTATCTGCTGTCGAGCAGCACCCAAGTGTACTTGGGCGGCATGCCCGAGTCGCGTCAGTCGCGCGGCTCCACGCTCTCCGCCCAGCAGGGCTCCCAGTTCAAGGGTTGCGTGGGCGAGGCGCGTGTGGGtgacctgctgctgccgtacTTCTCCAACACCGAACTGTATCCCCGCACCGAGAACGTGTCCGTGCAGCTGAAGGCGCAGTTCCGTTTGAACACAACGCGGCCCGCGGAGGGTTGCATTCTGTGCTTCCAGACGGACTGCCGCAACGATGGCTACTGTCGGGCGCCGTCCGACGAGTATGAGTGCACCTGCCAGGCGGGCTACGAGGGCGACGACTGCGGCACCGACATCGATGAGTGCTTGAACACGGAGTGCCAGAACAATGGCACCTGCATCAACCAGGTGGCAGACTTCttctgccagtgccaggatGGTTTCGAGGGTCGCCACTGCGAGCTGAACATCAACGAATGCGCCGCGTTGCCCTGCCACAATGGTGGCAACTGCACGGATCTGATTGCAGCCTATTACTGCGAGTGCCCGGAGGAGTACACCGGTCCCCAGTGCGACATACTCAAGCAGATGACGTGCGAGAATGAGCCATGCCGTAATGGTTCCAGCTGCGAGAATGGTTTCA ATGCTTTGACTGGCAATAACTTTACGTGCACCTGCGCCTCCGGCTTTGAGGGTTCCCTGTGCGATGTGCCCTTCTGCGAGCGCACGCCCTGCGATAATGGTGGACTCTGCCTGACCACAGGACTG TCACCCATGTGCAAGTGCAGCCTGGGCTACACGGGTCGCCTCTGCGAGCAGGACATCAACGAATGCGACTCGAATCCTTGCCAGAACGCTGGACAGTGCATGGATCTGGTGGGTGGCTACGAGTGCAATTGCCTGGGCACCGGCTTCGAGGGCATACACTGTGAGAACGACATTGACGAGTGCAGCGTGGAGGGCGAGTATTGTGGCGGTTTGGGTCGCTGCTTCAACAAGCCCGGCTCGTTCCAGTGCATCTGCGAGAAGCCCTACTGTGGGGCCTATTGCAACTTTACCGATCCCTGCAATGCCACAGATATTTGCGGCAATGGCGGACGCTGCATGGAGGATTGTGGCGCCAAGCCGGACTACTATTGCATCTGCACGGAAGGATTTGCGGGCAAGAATTGCACCTCACCG ATCGTTGCGAAGGAGGATGGCCCATCGACGACAGACATAGCCATCATTGTTATACCCGTTGTGGTGGTCTTGCTGCTCATTGCTGGTGCATTGTTGGGCACCTTTTTGGTGATGGCACGCAATAAGCGTGCCACGCGCGGCACCTACAGCCCCAGCGCTCAGGAGTACTGCAATCCGAGGCTGGAAATGGACAATGTGCTTAAGCCGCCGCCGGAGGAACGACTTATTTAG